One genomic region from Salvia hispanica cultivar TCC Black 2014 chromosome 2, UniMelb_Shisp_WGS_1.0, whole genome shotgun sequence encodes:
- the LOC125203481 gene encoding uncharacterized protein LOC125203481 translates to MFSLLVKVEVERAKSHDKYVHLRFCYNNKYWQKKENDNSIVAVSNKPEEDITKPSCTLFEPSLMYFVRYFTHAQTGWRVMMNNSTGAFYLDDNSFGAALRFVDWETLVKLPKHVAFLGDNGKYLKAYGGHDGINYLQFGSDDPNDVLSGHQVSLMRDGHVRIKSDLWGSFWRRASDWIQVDSDEPTAKTLSSGRSELVII, encoded by the coding sequence ATGTTCAGCCTGCTCGTAAAAGTTGAAGTCGAACGAGCTAAATCTCACGACAAATATGTTCATCTCCGATTTTgttacaacaacaaatattggcaaaaaaaggaaaatgataaCTCGATCGTGGCGGTGTCAAACAAGCCTGAAGAGGACATCACGAAGCCATCGTGCACGCTCTTCGAGCCGAGCCTGATGTATTTTGTGCGATATTTCACTCACGCCCAGACCGGTTGGCGTGTGATGATGAACAACTCCACCGGCGCTTTCTACCTCGACGATAACAGCTTCGGTGCGGCTCTAAGGTTTGTGGATTGGGAGACATTGGTGAAACTGCCGAAACACGTGGCCTTTTTAGGAGACAACGGGAAATACCTCAAGGCATATGGAGGACATGACGGCATCAATTACCTCCAGTTCGGATCCGACGATCCGAACGACGTCTTATCAGGCCACCAAGTCTCACTGATGCGGGACGGCCACGTCCGGATCAAGTCTGATCTCTGGGGTTCGTTCTGGCGGAGGGCGTCTGATTGGATTCAAGTGGATTCCGATGAGCCTACCGCGAAGACACTCTCTTCTGGCCGGTCAGAATTAGTGATAATATGA